GCAAGACGACGATGTGCGTACGCGTCCCGCGGGGTTTCATGCATGAGGTAATGTGGCCGCGAGTGGAATCGATGGCCGCGCTCATCGAACGAGAGACGACCGACGCGGTAACGCGGGTCATCGAGCGCTGGGGCGGCATGTCGTTAGGGCAGGATGAAGCCCCCACCGTGCAGGGCGCCTTGTTTGGTGCGGACGGGGAGTGAGCTCAACTGGCAGCAGCGAGCGGCTGGGGCAGGTCGCGCGAGATGTCCCAAGGGGGGAGCAGGATTTTGCGCTGGGATTCGTCGAGCTTCTTGCGGGTGGCTGCCCAGTACTTGGGAGCCAGCTCGAGGACGCGACGTGCTGACCAGTGGGGCGCGAGTCGCAGGATTTCTTCCAGATACTCTCGGGGATTGAGCTGGTGCAGGTAGCAGGAAGCGATTAGCGAGCGAAAGGTCGTGTACCAGCGCAGACCATTTTCGTTGGCGAAGAAGGTCCAGTTGTGGCGCCCCAAGCCGAGATTTCTGAGCTGTTGTTCCGCGAGGTTGTTGTGAATGGCGATGCGCGCGTCGGCCAGGAAGCGCCGGAGCGCGTCCCGTTGGTTTTCGTAGTAGCCGATCGCCGCCGCCAGCGGCCCGCGCGGATCCACTTGGTCTCGGTGAATTTCGACCCACTTGTCGAGCATGGCGAGGACAGGTGCAGCACGTTTGGCTCGAAGCTCGGTGCGGTCTGCGAGCGGGGCGAGCTTGCACTCATCATCGATCTTGAACAGCCTGGCGATCAGGGACAGCGGCCCCATCGCTCTGTCCTTGTCGGTTTCGAGAGCTCGGTAGAAGTAGCGGCGGCAATGAAACCAACAAGCGTGCTCGACGATGGAGCCGTCGGCGAACAGGGCATCGTAGATGGGAGCCGCGTCGGCGAGGAGGTGGCCGCGAAATCCCTGGAGCAACTTCGCGATGCTCTCGCTGGTGGCATGTTGTAGAACGTGGCGGAATACGACGTGGTCTCGGTCGGCGAGAAACACGAAGGTATCCCACGACTGGCATTTGTCCGGCGCGCGGATCGGGGCCCCTGTCGCATCAGTGGCAATGCAGAAGGCGTTTTGCTTTGCGTCCAGGAACATCGCATCCGTAATTCTGTAGGTCACCTCGTGGGCCTGGCGTAGCCAGCCGCACTGGGTGGAACGAGGCAGCACGAACCCGTCGCGTGCGCTGATGCGCTCTTGGCGATGAAGCGGCAGGATGTCGTCGTACTTCGAAAGGATCACGTGTGCGATGGCGCTCGGATCCGCCATCACGTTGGGCCACACACTGCCGGGCAGCGGCGCGACCAGAACGCGGGTCGCCTCGGGCGCAGCCGGGTCCAAACCGGGAGACTGCAAGCCCCCTTCATCGATGGGGAGGAATTTCAGGCGCCGAATGAGCAGGCGCACATAGCGCGCGGGTTGAAAAGCGATGCGGCTGGAGCACTCCTCCCCGACCTTTTTGAAACCTTTGCCCCCGGCGGCGCGGACCTCGTCGGGAATGAGCTCGACTTCTTCGGTGACGAGATTGCACTGCTCGAGGGGGCGCCGGCCGTGCGCATGGCGCTTCTTCTTGGGCGGTCCCGCGTCGTCTCCGCGCGCGGGTGCCGGAGACGCCGGCTCGGTATCGTTGGCGGGCGGCGTGTCGTCAGCGAGCATCGCGACCATTTCATCGAACGCGAGCTGGAGCTGCTCTCGGGGTACGCGTTCTGGATGGTTGGGCCGAGCCGACTCGTATGCTTTCTCGTAGCGGAGCAGATCTGCTCGCTGCAACTCGGCTTCTTTCAGAGCTTCGGCCAGTTGCTCGTGCAACTCGGCGCACTCCGCTTGCAGCTCAACGACGGTGCGCTCGAGGACAGCGATCTTCGCGCGCGCGGTGCGCAGTACACGCTTCGTGGACGCGCAACGATCGCATGCCCGCTTGCTCACGACTCTGCGATAAGTACGCGGCGATCTGGCGCAAGCCCAGGGCGATCATTTTTTGGAAGATCGGCCGACCGATCGAATTCGCGACGATCGTACTGACCGTCTTGCCGCTCGCAGTGTGCGCCGATCGATGCCTTCCAACAGCAACTCGAGCTCACGGCTGCTGACCGACACGCGCGTTGCACCGGCGGGGATGGCCAAGGGAATGCGATACATGCCCCGGTCCAATCGCTTGTAGAAGATGCAGTAGCCCGAGCCGTCGAACCACAGGATCTTCAGGTGCGTCCCGCGGCGGTTATGGAAGACGAATGCCGCTTCACCGCGGGGATCGCCGCGTAGCTCGGACCGAACGATCCCCGCCAGGCGGTCGAACGACAGGTGCAGATTCACCGGCTTCATCGCGACGTACACCGTCGCCGGCAGCCGCCTCATCGTCTGCGGTTGCCCGTAACCGATGACAACGCTGCCTTGAGCACGCGGAGGCCCGCGCGGTCGTAGACACGCAGTGCATGTCCGGTGGGCGCTACCAACTCCCACACCGGCGTGACCTCCGCTCCTTCTCCCTGCGGGCAGTCGCGCACGGGCGCCACCGAGATCAGCTTCACCCGCGCGTCGCGATTTGACCGCGCCGCCTTGGACTTCGACTTCGCAGCCTGCGGCTTCGTGCGCAGACGCCAGCACCACCACTTCAGCGTGTCCGGTCGGATGCCGCGCGCGCGCGCAAACGCAGGCAACGGTTTGCCGCTCGCCTCGAGCTCGCGAATTAGGATTGCCCACTCTGCTGCGTTGCGTCGCCGTCCAGCCATCCATCAGGCGCGTACACGCTCACCCACTTGCCGGGAAGAACGCGGTCCGCGGAACGGGTACACGGGTGGGGTTGAGGGTCTGACGCGGGGCGTGCGATTGCGTCGGCATGAGCAACACCCCGAGCGCCCAGGATTTGGGCCAGCGTATAGAGCAGATGATTGCGGAGCAGCTTGCGGCGATCCGCGCCAGCGCGCAGGAGGCGGTCGCGCGGGCGTTTACGACAACGACGAGCGCGAGCACGCGCGGTGCGGAGAAGCCGGCACGCCGGGTCCGGTCGTCGTCGGGCGTGAAGCGGCCTTCGGATGAAATAGCCGCGCTTGGCGAGCGTTTCTACCAAGCATTGTGTGAGAAACCGGGGGAGCCGATGACCGTGCTAGCGGCGGATGTGGGCGCATCGGCGCGGGAGCTTCACCGGTCGGTGACGCTACTCCGTCGCGCTGGCCGCGTGAGGACTGTCGGCAGCCGCCACCTCACACGCTACTTCCCGATAAGGGATTCTTGAGCGCGTTGCTCACGCGGTCGCAGCGCGGAACAGGGACGGTACGGCCTTCTTGTCGCGCTGCGCCTCACAGCACGCGGTGAGGAACTCGAGCACGTTCCTGTTCTGTTTGCGGGCGGTGTGGGCGACGGTCATCAGGTTTTCGGCGAAGACGTTGCCGCGCTCGCTCTGGGTCCCGAACGATCGCTTCCGCCACAGAACGAAGGCACGGATCTCGCGCTCGCCATGGTTATTCGTGGGCTCGACGCCCTCGGTCTCGACGAAGGTCCAGAGCGCGGCCTTGTGCGCCAAGATGTCGGCGCACGAGCCCGACAAGCCCGCGACTTTCGAGCCCGCCGCGCGCTCGATCAGTGCCTCCATCTGCTTGCGGACGGGAAGCATGCGCACCATGAACTTGTCGCGGTCGAGCTTGCCCGCCTTGAATTCACGCCAGTAGTCGAAGACGAGCCCCGTGTAGTCCAGCAGCTCCTTGCCGAACTTGCCTGTAGGTCCGTCGCGCTCGGAGAACGACACGAATTTGCGGAGTAGATGTGCCCAGCAAATCTGCCGCCGCTCCATCGCCCAGAACCCGAGCGCCTTCGCGCGGTCGCTGACCAGGATCCCGTGTAGCGCGCCATACAGCGGCTGGAGCGTCACCTTGGCGCTGTTGGCCACGATCTTGAACACCGTGACCGTTGCCGAGGCGATCACCCATAGCGCCATGGTGGCCCCGGCCTGCGACCAGCTCGTACCGTCGGTGTGCTTGATGTCGGCGTGCTCGACCAGCTGCCACGCCTCGTCCACAGCCGGCTGGACCGCGTCGCTCACACGCTCCTCGACAGCGCTCAACGCCCCGAGCGAGACCCGGACGCCGACAATGTCCGAGAGCAAGTCCGCCGCCTTGCGCCGGCTCAAGTGGTAGAAGCCCGTCAGTAGCGCCATCATCGCCATCACCCGGGGACCGAACGCCGACGTCGGGATCACGTCCCCGTCGAACGCGGCGCGCGTCCGGTAGCCACAACACGGGCAGGTCACCTCGTGCCGGCGCCACTCCGTTGTGTACGGCTCGATTGGCGGGATTTCGGTCTGCTGATAGCGCTTCGCCGACCGGTCGGGGACTTCCGGTAGCGCGCTCCAGCAATTCTCGCATTCCGACGGAAACAGGTCGACGAACTTGTTGACCTTGTCCGCAGGCACCAGCTCGCGGTGCGCACCAGCGTGGCCCTTCTGGGCACCGCGCTTGCGCTCTTTGCGCTTCGCCTTGTCCTTGTTGCGGCGCTTTCGCCGCTCATCGGGTGTATCGGTGGACGGTGGCTTGTGCGAGTTGCTCGAATTCTGCCCGAGTTTCGCGAGCAACTCTGCAACCTGCTTCTTCAGCAGCGCGACCTGTTGCTCAAGCTGAGCGATGCGCTCGTCCCTGACTCGGACATCGGCATCTCTGTCGCGAAGCTGGTTTTCCAGCTCCTCGATCCGATCGTCGCGCCAGTCCCGCTCCACGGGAAACGCAATGCCTGAAGCTGGGGCTCATGGAAAGCGAGAACTCGGGAATGGAGCGATATCGATCACTTACGCGTGCTCCGATTCGACGAGACCACCCCCGTGAACGGTTGCGGCCACGGCGAGGACGTACACGAGGACTCGTGACGCGCAGCGTGGTGATAGAGCGGGAGAAGGGATTCGAACCCTCGACGTCCACCTTGGCATAAGGGCAAAAAGCCGTTTCCCGCTGTTACGCGAAGACATTCGGCGGACACGGACCGCGTTCTTCAGGTCGACGGGGGAAGCTGGTAGGCGCGTGATGGATGGCAAGACGACGACGCAGCGCGAGTGAGTGGGCAGAGCTGATCCGGGAGCTGAAGCGAAGCGGTCCGCCGAACGGGTACGCGCCCGCGGCTCGAGCCGCGGGCAAGATACCCCGACTGCGCTCCCTGCGCAGCTCCGCTGGCGCCCACTCGGGGACGCCGTGGCGGACAGCTTCGACTGGTCCTCTGCCATCCCCCGGGTCTCCCTCATCTCCCCGTCATCTCGCTGCGCAACGTCGCTTGAACGCGACTCGCTCGGGTCCACTTCGCAGCCAGGCGCTCGTGCGCCCGCCGTCCTTCGTACTGCCGATCTGTGCAGCTCTGACTCGCTTGGATCCGCATCGAAAATCGTCCAATTCTGCCGTGATCATCTCCTTGAACCCCTTCACCCAAGATCGCGAATTGTCGGGAACACCCGGAGAGCCAGCAGAAAGCCCAAGCACCTTGAGCTAAAATCGTTCGACGTCGCAATCCAGCGCGCGTGCGCATCTACGTACCAGCTGAGAAGCCGCTCGCTCGTCTTCCTCCCCCTGGTAGCTGAACTGGATCGGATTCTCTGGCAAGAGAGTTAGCTTGCGGGCAGTCTCGGCAGTATCGCCAAACTCGATCACTAGGGCCTCGCCGCGATGGAGATTCTCAAGCATTATGGCCTGTCGCAGTGCTTCTTGCTCACGCCCCAGGAACGGCTTCGCCGACATTCTTCGGAGCCAAGCTGCCATCGCACGAGCGCGCGCCAAGCCCTCTTCCTCGTCGACTCGCACGTACTGAAACTCGGCGCCTAGTCTCTTCACGACTTCCTGAGCAGCGAGCGCTCCGCCGTGACGTGGGGTAAGTTCGTGTCCCATCCTGGCCTCAGAGTGGCGAATAGTACTTCAGCCCTACAGTCTCAACCATTTCCGAGAGTTTGGTGAACAGCCCTTGCTGAGTGATCGACCGGCCAGCGGCGCGTTCACCGGACAGATACTCCCGCCAACTGGCGTTCCAGTAGCCGCCAGGGCCGAATCTCGGATCCCCCTTCCAGTGCAGTTGAAGATGAGTGTTCTCACTCACTTGGACTCGGAATTGTTCAATGTCTATGCCTGCCTCGGCCCAGTACGGTGCGAACTCTTCGGCTTGTGGGAACAGGTGATGACCAAACCAATCACCCTTGGCGGCGAGCTCCCCGGGCCGAAGCGCAATCCCTTCTCCTGGCTGTGCTCTTGGCGCGCCGCCCCTCAGCCAGAAGATACCCGCAATCTGAAACCCGGTCTCTTCGATTCCGCGCTTGAGGTTGAGGGCTGCGCCTACGCCTGCGCCAACTGTGTTGGCATGCTGGAGGTTGTACACGCTGCCGCCCAGTTTTCCTCCCAGCGCCGCTAGCTGCCCGCCGAGTGGTGTGGCCTGAAAGCCATACGCCAGAGCTTCGCCAAGGTCCCCCCTCTGGGCTGCGCCAGCGGCTGTGCGCAGCGACTTCACCGCGTTGTCGATTTGACCAATTGGCTGAAGGAACGGAATGGCAGTTGATGCAGACTGCTCCAACTGGGCGGTCGTATGGCTGCTGTACGCCTTGAGTGCTTCTCCGGCTGCGCTTTGTTGCGGCGCCGGCTGCGGCTGCGACTTGGGCGCAGGCGCCGGAGGCGCAGCGGGTGCGGGTGGAGGAGGAGGGGAGGCGCCGCAGCCTCCACCCTCGCAGCCAGGGGCGTTTGTGGGTGGCGCGTTTTGTGGGACCCCGCTCGGCACGGCGCTGAGCCCAACCGGATCGACCGCCTGAAGCGGGCGTCCTGCTACGTACGCGTAGACGTTTGGATCGCCTCCGATAGCGTGAATGGCGAGGGGATCGGCGCTTGCCCAGCGATTGAG
This portion of the Polyangiaceae bacterium genome encodes:
- a CDS encoding IS66 family transposase, translating into MSKRACDRCASTKRVLRTARAKIAVLERTVVELQAECAELHEQLAEALKEAELQRADLLRYEKAYESARPNHPERVPREQLQLAFDEMVAMLADDTPPANDTEPASPAPARGDDAGPPKKKRHAHGRRPLEQCNLVTEEVELIPDEVRAAGGKGFKKVGEECSSRIAFQPARYVRLLIRRLKFLPIDEGGLQSPGLDPAAPEATRVLVAPLPGSVWPNVMADPSAIAHVILSKYDDILPLHRQERISARDGFVLPRSTQCGWLRQAHEVTYRITDAMFLDAKQNAFCIATDATGAPIRAPDKCQSWDTFVFLADRDHVVFRHVLQHATSESIAKLLQGFRGHLLADAAPIYDALFADGSIVEHACWFHCRRYFYRALETDKDRAMGPLSLIARLFKIDDECKLAPLADRTELRAKRAAPVLAMLDKWVEIHRDQVDPRGPLAAAIGYYENQRDALRRFLADARIAIHNNLAEQQLRNLGLGRHNWTFFANENGLRWYTTFRSLIASCYLHQLNPREYLEEILRLAPHWSARRVLELAPKYWAATRKKLDESQRKILLPPWDISRDLPQPLAAAS
- the tnpB gene encoding IS66 family insertion sequence element accessory protein TnpB, whose product is MRRLPATVYVAMKPVNLHLSFDRLAGIVRSELRGDPRGEAAFVFHNRRGTHLKILWFDGSGYCIFYKRLDRGMYRIPLAIPAGATRVSVSSRELELLLEGIDRRTLRAARRSVRSSRIRSVGRSSKK
- a CDS encoding IS66 family transposase; translated protein: MENQLRDRDADVRVRDERIAQLEQQVALLKKQVAELLAKLGQNSSNSHKPPSTDTPDERRKRRNKDKAKRKERKRGAQKGHAGAHRELVPADKVNKFVDLFPSECENCWSALPEVPDRSAKRYQQTEIPPIEPYTTEWRRHEVTCPCCGYRTRAAFDGDVIPTSAFGPRVMAMMALLTGFYHLSRRKAADLLSDIVGVRVSLGALSAVEERVSDAVQPAVDEAWQLVEHADIKHTDGTSWSQAGATMALWVIASATVTVFKIVANSAKVTLQPLYGALHGILVSDRAKALGFWAMERRQICWAHLLRKFVSFSERDGPTGKFGKELLDYTGLVFDYWREFKAGKLDRDKFMVRMLPVRKQMEALIERAAGSKVAGLSGSCADILAHKAALWTFVETEGVEPTNNHGEREIRAFVLWRKRSFGTQSERGNVFAENLMTVAHTARKQNRNVLEFLTACCEAQRDKKAVPSLFRAATA